ttatttatatatacttcaGGATTTAAACTTTGCTTCCAAAGTTGTTGTGGAGGAGGCTGAGAAGCAAATAGAATAAGAGCTGAAGCCTGGGTAGCCAAATAGTTCTTAACCTTCTTGTTTAATCACAAGCCCCTTTTTGAATCACATGAAAATTTTGCACCTCTCCTCCAGAAAAATGTTCacacatgtaaacacacacatggAATTTTGCATATAATCCCAGATGGTTCACAAAGACCATTTACTAGAGGTTTCATAAATCAGCATTTCTGAATACCTGATTTAACCTAGTCGTCTTACTTCACAGTTTAGGAAACAAACCTAAAGAGAGGAAGTGACTGGCCCAAACTCACAGTTGAGGAGAATGGATTAAAAGTCTAGTTTTGTGGTTCTCAGTTAAATAGTCTATAATGGGCTGCTTCTTGCAGGCTACTCAAACTGCATTACTAAACTGTAATTGGTGATCTCGAAATACTTTCAATAAAGAGGTATCTGTCAAAGGAAACCTTTTCACATTAGTGGGACTAAACAGGGCCTAGGCCGGGCacggctcgcacctgtaatctcagtactttaggaggacaaggcaggcagatcacctgaggtcaggagttcgagaccagcctggccaccatggtgaaaccccatctctactaaaaatacaaaaattagccggacgtggtggagctcgcctgtaatcccagctacccgggaggctgagacaggagaattgcttgaacccaggaggcagaggctgcagtgagccaagattgtgccacttcactccagcctgggcaacagagcgagactctgtctcaaaaaaaataaataaagggggcTTGGGTAATTGGCAGAATGCTGCATATTAGTGGCGGGGAAAGGGGTtgagtgttttgttttaatgggCCTCTTACTCTCCTTGCAAACTAGCCATTGTACTTTCAGAGTGTAAATCTTTGGCTCACCAAATTTCAGCAATCTCTCAAATtcagcttttgcttttcttcccaCTTGCTCAAATATGTCTGTATTCTTTGTGCGTGCAAGTATCCCACGTGGGAGGGATTGATGAAGcagatattatttcagtttttataggGAGAAACTATTCCAGGAAGGATGGGGGTTACAGCACAAGTAGACAGTAGAGCCTGGAGCTGAGCCctagtttcttcttcctttgcccCCAGCTTTTGCATTTTCTGCCAGATGATTCTGTGGTCCTTACACTTTGGTTCCTAACTACAGAtgcaaaaaaaacaacaacaaaaaacaaaaataccacacACATGTAGATGGTGAGATAGATGGATATGTGGGCCTATACCAGATCaaataaatcagaatctctgaaggTGAGGACAGGAACCACTACCTTATTCTGTGTTGGCAGAAGCAAACCTAAATCCAGGTATGTTCGCCATTTTTTTCCATCTGAAGaggcagttttttgttgttgtttgtttttttgttttgagacggagttttgctcttgtggcccaggctggagtgcaatggcgccatgtcagctcatggcaacctccacctcccagattcaagtgattctcctgcctcagccttccgagtagctgggattacaggcacccgccaccacgcctggctaatttttttgtatttttagtagagacggggtttcaccgtgttagccaggatggtctcaatctcctgacctcgtgatctgcccgcctcagcctcccaaactgctgggattacaggtgtgagccaccgcgcccggccccagcccAGTTTTATATAATGGAGtgtgtttgtgatttttgtttgtttaagcttGAGCTCAAACTTTTGAATCAGctaaacttgtattttttttttttttttttttttgagacggtctccctctgtcacccaggctggagtgcagtggtacaatcatggctcattgcagcctcaatctcctgggctccaacagtcctcctacctcagccccccaagtagctgggactacaggcagatgccaccacgcctggctaatttgtgtgtgtgtgtgtgtgtgtttttctggaaaggtgaggtttcaccatgttgcgtaggctagtctcaaactcctggactcaagcgatctgcccttcttggcctcccaaagtgctaggattacaagtgtgagccaccacacccagtcttatCCCTGTATTCAAATTTGATATTTGCCCCTTGCTAGCAACTATCTCCTAGAGTTTACtgtgagaataaatgaaataatgcatgtaaagatAAATGTATGTAGTAGGCATGGAATCAATGTTACatctttcctttctgccttctgtATCATCTCTGAACTCAGGTCTGGGAATCCAGGTTTCTGGATTATTCTCTATGTTGTGATTGGAAGGTTGGGCAGAAGTCACTTGAGTAGATACGCAGTGGTCTGCAAGATGATCCCCACACTTTCCACCCTTCCAGAACGGTGAAGGAGGGAACAAGAAGCAGTTGCCCTTGCCCATCCCTGCCGACCTTACCCTGCAGCCTGCTTCATTGGAATGAGTACTTTTCAGGGGAGTTAGCCAGTAGTACCTGTGACCGTGGCTGGTGAATGCTCCTGTTTCTGCTTCAAGTTTCTCCTTGCTGTGAGAAGAAACCTGTGGAGGTTCTGGAGGACCAGATATGTGACTTGGTAGATCCCCGAGTGTGTTCCCAGGGGCATTGCCTCCTGCAGGAGCCAAGGAAACATAGAAGAGGCCCATAGGACTGGCGACTTTGGACCTAACAACTGCAAGCTGGTGGGACTGTGGCACAGGGGTGGGGCTGGCAAAGTGGGAACGTGATTCCGGCCGGTGATCACTTCACTGCTTGCCCTGGCTTGAAGCAAGTCTCAGTGGTTGGTCTCCAGAAACTCCGTGGAAATACTGCTAACAGGTTTTGGTCTTCTCCcactttcctctccttttccctctttgTAGGGATGACGGTTGGGGTTTCTGAGCTGTAACCTGGTAGGACAGCTCTGGCAGTTGAAGTCCTGGTTATAATTTCTTCTAAACAGGAGATGAGGCTGAGGCCAACTCCCTGGCGTGGGGGAGTTGGTCCCCAACCTACTTTTTCAGCAGTTGGCCCTAGCCTGGCGCCCCCCATCCAGATGGGGCTTGTGTGTGGTCCTGGGTCCTGGGAAGCCACCTGTGGGGAGACTAGGTGTCAGGAGAAGGAGTTGAAGAACAAAGTGGATGAAAGAGACTTCTCCCAGCTCGCAGAAGATAGGGTACCAGGCCCCAGACGATTGATTCCTGAGTTTCTTGAAACCAGGCATCTCAGAGACATCTCTGACTGCCCTGCTGGGCTGGAGCTTCTGGGAGCAGGGAGGTAGAGGAGGGAGCTGGACTGGTGATGTGGGTGCTGGGACAGAATAGTGCCAGTCTCTCAGTGACTAGAGTCCCTGGTTTCTGCTTTTCCAGGGCAGCTGGGGCCTTGTGAAAATCAGAGAGGGAACACATGCGAGAGGAATGGAGAGCCTTGTGCTTGTGACTCAGAGATACCCAGACCAGGGTGGGGGCCTTGGGAGGGGACAACCTTGTGATGAGGGGGAACAAGAGCAAGAGCTGCAGGCAGAAGTCTGAGATGGGGGGTGTCACAGGGGCTTTtctgaaatgtgaaaatgaataCATGGGCAGATTTTGCAACAGCACCCAGCCTGCTGTCTTCTCACACTTTGCTCCCCAGCCCCCGCCTGTTCCCCATGTCCCACCCTGTGCTTCCTCCCGTCTTTCAACCAGGctcctcttctgcctcagccttcaactTTTCCTCATCTGGTCCCTTCTGTCCCATCCACACCCCCGTCCACTCTTTCCCGGTTTCCTCTGTTCTTTTCCCTGGTGCCCTGTTCATCTGTTTTGGTCTCTTTGGCTGCCTGCCCTGGCCCCCGTCCTTCTGTGCTTTAATGTGGGGCCCATGGGAACTGGAGTTCATAGCAAAACAGGAAGAGCCCGTGAGCAGGAAACTGGGAATGGGGCAGGGGGTGAATGACCAGCAGTAACCTCAGCTCCTTGCCTCCCACATCTGGACTGGAGCATCTGCAGGGTTCTCAGTCTCTCCCCTGTAGCCTACCAGCCCTGGCTGCTTCCATTCCAGCACTTCACTGGCCCGAGATGCAACAAGACAAGATTGTCCTGGACTCTGACACAGCAAAGGGACTGGAGTGAGGACATCTGGGTTCTGATCCCAGCCGGGCCACTAACTGTGTGGTCTTGGAAAAGGCCCTCACATTAGTTTCAGTGTTCTCTGTCAAATGGAGCTCAGGTTACTTACTCTGCTTTCCTCCCAGGGCTGCTCTAAGGACCAGAAAAGATAGTGAAGGGTTTGTGCTGTGTATGGAAACAAGTACAAAGTTCAAAATCCACTGAGTTAAGGCGATGGGAACACCCACAACTGAAAGAACTGGGAGGGTGATGACAACTCGTGCCATTTCTCgaacacttactgtgtgccacaCGTTGTGATACAATCTGTAGTCCCTCcctccttccgtccttccttccctccatccttccttccttcttttttttttttttatggagttttgctcttgttgcccaggctggagggcaatgacgtgatctcgggtcatggcaacctccgtctcccaggtttgagccattctcctgcctcagcctcccgagcagctgggattataggcatgtgccaccacacctggctaattttttgtatttttagtagtgatggggtttcaccaggttggccaggctggtctggaactcctgacctcacgtgatccgtctgcctgggcctcccaaactgctaggattataggcatgagccactgcacccagcgtgATCTGTAGTTTCAATCTCACAACAACCTTGTGTGGTAAAAATGACTACTgtccctatgttttctttctttttttctttctttttcttttttttttttttttttttgagacggagtctcgctctatcgtccaggctggaatgcagtggcacaatcttggctcactgcaacctcctaggttcaagtgattctcctgcctcagcctcccgagtagctgggattacagatccgtaccaccatgcctggctaacttttgtatttttagtagagacggggtttcaccatgttggccaggctagtctcgaactcctgacctcaagtgatccacctgcctaggcctcccaaagtgctgagattacaggtatgagccaccatgcccagcctatttatttttcaacatacCATTGCTGGCTCGaatattcctattttaaagaTAGGGAAACAAAGATtcagagacattaagtaacttgctcaatcAAGATCACATAGGTACTAAGAAGtttaggatttgaacccaaaatCTGAGCCCAGAGTCTGAACACTAAATCAACATGCTGAGTTGAAACTGACTACAGCAGTTGTGAGTGcgtgcctgtaatgctagcactttggaaggctgaggtgggaggatggcttgagcccaggagtgtgaaaccagtctgggcaacgtagtgagaccccacctcaaaaaagaaaaaaaaaggaataataaaaaaaattgactagGGCTAACAAGTAGGGGATAGAtgagaataatatttttcttgttattcattcaacaaataggaACACAGTACCTACTCTGTTGCCTCCTCTATGCCAGCCCTGTTTCAGGGGTTTTGgggaaaatgaaatcaataaaatatgatGTCTACTTTCCGGGATGGATTTCATGCcccaggcaacagagtgggaAGAATGGCTATAGTCTCAGTAGCTGCTGGTTGGAGCCTGCCATCACTTCAGATAGGGTTGTTCCCCAGATGAGGCAACCTTCATACCTTCCCAGGTCCATCCTGGGCTGCCACCCGagttgcctgcctgccttctgccACCCCCCCACCCCTATCCCAGGCCTGCCATTGCTCATAGCAGATTTCCTACCAAAGGCTCTCCTGGCTTCCTCTCTTATCTGTGGCCCCCGCAGGGCACCCACTTTCAGAAACTCCCTGGAAGGCCCAGCACCTGCCTCTCTGCACCCCTGGATTTCTACCAGCTTGGCTGAAGCCTAGGGCTAGTGGGGAGAGCTTCTTGGCCTCTTCCCAGAggcaagggaggaggagggaggctgggaaagcAGGCTGGGGCTCAGTGTCGCAATTCCGGGCCCTGCTGGGACCTTTGCTCCAAGAGGTGCCTATGGAAGGGAGGGAACACCGACTCTGGAGGCTGCTGGGATTGGGGTAGGGGTTCCTGGGAGGCAGTCCTTTTGCAAGAGCTGCTAAGAGCGCTGGGtaaggagaggaaggggagagacaTGGAACTTGGCAGGTCTGTAGCGAAATGCCACTGTTTTGACCAGGAGTAGGGGGTGGGAGTGGCGGGAGAGGGGGTGGCCGGCTGGGGAGGAGCCAGCCTGGTGGAGAAGCTGCCCTGTGGGCgggggtgaggaggggagggCTGCGGTCATCAGGCAGGAAGGAGGGGTGGCCTGACCCCTCGGCAGTCCCTCCCCTAGCCTTTCCCCAAATTGCTACTTCCCTGGGGCTCCAGGTCCTGCTTGTGCTCAGCTCCAGCTCACCGGCTGGCCACCGAGACCTCTGGACAAGGAACTGCACCATCCTCTTCTCCCAGCAAGGGGGCTCCAGAGACTGCCCACCCAGGAAGTCTGGTGGCCTGGGGATTCGGTGGGTCTGCTCCTTAGCAGTGGCCTGGGGCTCTGTGTGTGTTATCTGGGGTGGGGTTGGCGAATGTCCTAAGGATCTTAGAAGGGGGTTTCTGGGGAGAAGTGAGGGGTGATGGTGATGGAAGCTTGGGAAAGGAACAGGACTCTGGGTCCCAGAATAACTCATGAGGGATTCGGGGGAGGAGGTCCTCTATGTGAATTGGGGAGATTCTTGGAGACAAGAGATTTGTGCTGGGACCCTGGAGAGTGGCATGAGCAAGGTTCTCTAATAAGCAGCGTGTTTCACTGGGTGGAGCGAGCTTCGATCCCGTCTCCTGGTCCTGCTCAACTTTGGCTGTCCTCGGTGTTGGAGGGGGAAGGGGCCCGAGAGAAGCAGGGCAGATGTACCCAAACATTCCCTGCTGGTTTGGAGGGGACTTTGGGGGAGAAAGGCTGGTACAGTGACTGGGAGCccagactttggagtcagacgAGGGTTGGAGTCTTGATTCTACCGCCGCCTAACTGTGTGACCAtagttacttaatctctttgaacctcagtttgcttatctgtaaaatgaggttaagAATAGTCCTGAGCTGGGAGCAgtagcatgcacctataatctcaggtactcaggaagctgaaagttgattgcctgagcccagtagtttgaggcgaTAGTGTCCCAttattgcacctgtgaatagcactgagttccagcctgagcaacataaagagaccctatctcaaaaaaaaaaaaaaaaaaaaagactagtctTGACCTCAGAGGGATATTATGAGGAAAGCACATAAAGCGTtataataggctgggcgcagtggctcactccaataatccccgcactttgggaggcccaggtgggaggatcccttgagcctaggagttcctagactagcctgggcaacatagggagaacctgtctctaaaaaacataatagtaatataataaaGCCTTAGTACAGGCTAATATATGGCAAGTAAATATTAGCTGATATTGTTGGTATTGATAAAAGGGAGGATCAGGTGGAGAAGGGAGCTGAGGCCAGAAAGGAGGCCAGTTCTAGAAGAGTATAACCTGAGTCCTTCCTGCAGGACAGTGCCTTGGTAATGACCAGGGCTCCAGGAAGAGATGTCCGTGTGGCTGGGGGCCCCTGTGCCTGACATTCCTCCTGGTAAGCTTCATTCCAGCCCTCTCCCCTGAGCCCAGACCGCAGGCTCCTCGCCTCCCCGTAGGAATCAGTCTGCTTCATTAcctgccttcttccttcctccagaGAGCAGTCCAGATTCATTCTTAGTCGTGGTTGCCTCTCCCCCGGTTCCAGTGCCTGGCCCTTGCAGGCTCCCGCCCAGTCCTCCCCAATCTGGGTTTGCTGCTAAAGAGTTGGTCAGCTGAGTGCTTACCCTGCTCTGGCTTTGAAGAGTTTTATCTGATCTCTGAAATGCATACACTCCAGCCCCCCAAAGAGACGAGGGTTAACATCTTCATTTAAGGTCTTGAGATGTAAGAAACTACAAGTGACTAGTCCTAGCTAGAGCCCACACAGACGCTAGGGTCCCAAAGCCTGAGCTGGGACTTTGCTGCCCTCTAAGGGTGGGGATAAGTTTTCAGTTTCCCAGCTAGGACACTGGGCTATGGAGCGGGGATGGAGCCTGAGACCCCCATGTGCCTCTCCTTTGGAGCTCAGACTCTGCAGCGGAGCTGTGGAAGCCAGGTGCACAGGATGCAAGCAGCCAGACCCAGGGAGGCAACAGCCGCATCCTCAGAGAGGAAGCCAGGATGCCCCACTCTGCCACAGGcactgcaggggtggggctggaggctgCAGAGCCCACAGTCCTGCTCACCAGGGCAGAGCCCCCTTCAGAACCCACAGGTGAGGAGCTTCTGGGTTTGGAGGAGGTAGGGGTCCAGATTCCAGGTCCTGGATCTGGAAGAGGTTCCTTGGGGGTTTTTACTTTATATGTAATCTCATGGTTAAGTCCAAAGGCTTTAGAGCTAACTAAATCTGACTGATCTAAGTGTGAATTCTGTCTCTACTTTAGGCCttcctgagcctcaatttccttgtttataaaatggaaaaaaattatgtttgtcATAAGGATCAGTGCATATAAAAAGCTCATACAGTACCTAGAACATAATGGCACTTGGCCAATGAGGGCTACTCTTCTCATAAAAGAGAGACTGGAGTTTGTATAATGAAGGGAATGAAGGTCACTGAGTGCCCAGGGCAGTGACTGAGTCAGGGAGAACATGAACTTTTTTCCTTGGGGGAGAGCATTGAAACACTTTCCTGTAACCAGAGATCCGTCCACAAAAGCGGAAAAAGGGGCCagcccccaaaatgctggggaaTGAGCTATGCAGCGTTTGTGGGGACAAGGCCTCCGGCTTCCACTACAATGTTCTGAGCTGCGAGGGTTGCAAGGGATTCTTCCGCCGCAGTGTCATCAAGGGAGCGCGCTACGTCTGCCACAGTGGCGGCCACTGCCCCATGGACACCTACATGCGTCGCAAGTGCCAGGAGTGTCGGCTTCGCAAGTGCCGCCAGGCTGGCATGCGGGAGGAGTGTGAGTTTCTGGGGCTGGCTGGGGAAGAGGCTGAGGGGAAAAGAGGGGGCCAGGGTGTGACCCAGGACAGGTGCCTGAACTTGTAGGGGCCAACTGATCCCTAAGTatggattaaaatatatttcttgaccgggcgcggtggctcatgcctgtaatcccagcactttgggaggctgaagcaggtggatcacctgaggtcagaagtctgacacctacctggccaacgtagtgaaaccctgtctctactaaaaatacaaaaattagccgggtgtggtggtgagcgcctgtaatcccagctactcaggagggtgaggcaggagaatcacttgaacccaggaggcggacgttgcggtgagctgcgatcgcaccactgcactccagactggacgagtgtgagactctgtttaaaaaaaaaaaaaacttcttgcATTTACCCAGTGCTGTCTGTTTTTCTGGAGCCCCAAACCGCCCCTTTTGCCCCATCCTTGCTTCCTGTCTCCTCATATTTGGTCCTGTCCTTAGGTGTCCTGTCAGAAGAACAGATCCGTCTGAAGAAACTGAAGCGGCAAGAGGAGGAACAGGCTCATGCCGTATCCCTGCCCCCCAGGGCTTCCTCACCCCCTCAAATCCTGCCCCAGCTCAGCCCGGAGCAATTGGGCATGATCGAGAAGCTGGTCGCTGCCCAGCAACAGTGTAACCAGCGCTCCTTTTCTGACCGGCTTCGAGTCACGGTACTTGACACACCTGGGGAGAGGCGGCTGCACCCAGATCACCAGTGGGCTTCTTGATGTCCGACTCAAAGCGCTTTGCCTTTTCCCTCCTGGGTAGCCTTGGCCCATGGCACCAGATCCCCATAGCCGGGAGGCCCGTCAGCAGCGCTTTGCCCACTTCACTGAGCTGGCCATCGTCTCTGTGCAGGAGATAGTTGACTTTGCTAAACAGCTACCCGGCTTCCTGCAGCTCAGCCGGGAGGACCAGATTGCCCTGCTGAAGACCTCTGCGATCGAGGTGGCTGGAGAAGGGCAAGGGATGAAGGGAGAAGCAGAATGGGATTGTCTGTGGGAGGGGCCTCCAGACATCGAGCTGGGAGAACCAAATCTGCTGGGAAGCAGGGATGAGGGGAATCGGCCTCCCTGGAAGGGGCTATGCTCCAAGACCAACCTTCCTAGTCCCCGTTTGAGGTCTGCTGCTTGTGTGCAGGTGATGCTTCTGGAGACATCTCGGAGGTACAACCCTGGGAGTGAGAGTATCACCTTCCTCAAGGATTTCAGTTATAACCGGGAAGACTTTGCCAAAGCAGGTGAGAACTGAGATCACACAGGGATTGGGGCTGGATGGacaaatgcttctttttttattttttatttttaaaaattgagggccaggcgcggtggctcatgcctgtaatcccagcactttgggaggccgaggtgggcagatcacagggtcagtaaatcaagaccatcctggctaacacggtgaaatcctgtctctactaaaaatacaaaaaattagtcaggcatggtggcacgcgcctgtagtcccagctactcggaagactgaggcaggagaatcgcttgaatccgggaggcggaggttacagtgagctgagatcacaccattgcactacagcctgggcaacaacaaaaaaaattgagatggagtctcactatgttgcccaggctggtcccaaactcctggcctcaagtgatccgcctgccttggactcccaaagtgctgggattacatgcgtgagccacccaccatgcctggccaaggactgtttctttttttgtttgtttcttttttttttttttaagacagagtttgctctgtcgcccaagcaggagtgcagtggcgtgatcttggctcactacaacttctgcctcccgggttcaagcaattctcctgccttcaagcaattctcctgcctcagcttcttgagtagctgggatgaggtgcaccaccacacccagctaatttttgtatttttagtagagacagggttttaccatgttgaccaggctggtcttgaactcctgaccttaagtgatccacacacctcagcctcccaaaatgctgggattacaggcatgagcaactgaaCCTGGCCAGGACTGGTTCTTTTTGTCATAGGCCCATAGTGACTACAGAGCCACAGGCCCAACGTTTGAGTGACTGGTAAGGGAAGGCTCCCCTTATTTTTTGAAGATGGAAAATTGGAATGCTGATAGGCTTCTCTCAGCTGCTCCAGATAGACCCCTGTCCTCTGTTGCTTTAggtcagtggttttcaaaatgtattcCAAGGAACCTGAGAGATATATGGAATGGCACCTTGGAGGAGAAACAGGGAGGCACAGGAAGTGAACTAATCTTCCTCACATGTGCTCTTTGGGGATCATGGGGGCTGATTtcccctactctttttttttttttttttttgagataagttcttgctttgtcacgcaggctaaagtgcagtggcatgaacgtggctcactgcagcctcaaccacctgggctccagtaattctcctgcctcagccccccaagtaggtgggactacagtcatgcatcaccatgccaggctaatttttatatttttttgtagagactgagtttcgccatgttgcccaggctggtctcgaaatggtctcgaactcctgagctcaaaggatccacccacctcggcctcccaaagtgctgggattacaggtgtgagccaccacacccagcctcccctactctttttttttttttttttttttttgagatggagtctcactctgttgccaagctggagtgcagtggcatgatcttggctcactgcaacttctacctcccgggttcaagtgattcccccgcctcagcctcccgagtagctggaactacaggcgtgcgcccctacgctcagctaacttttgtatttttagtagagacagggtttcactgtgttgcccaggctgatcttgaactcctgagctcaggcagtccacccgcctcagcctcccaaagtcctgggattacagccatgagccaccacaccaggcccctcccctacTCTTTTTCAATTACACTTTCTGATGAACTGGAACCATGGCATGGCAAACATGCCCAGAGGGGATGTACAATAAGAGCGAATGTTTCCATACCCATGCTATATCTGAAgtattttctccaaaaattaCTTCATACTGCGGCTCTCTAGCTGATTCTCGCTTGGGAGCTATGCAGAAGGGGTTTCTTCATATTCAACTATTGGTCATGTTTGTGTCATGAAAACTGGCCTGGGAAAGGACGGGAGGCTGAGGGACTTTTGGAGGGAGTGGAATTGAGCTTCAGCAGGAAACCAAGTAGCTTAACAACTGGGTGAGTGGGGCTCTAAAATATGGCTGATGCCCTGACTCCATTCTCAGGGCTGGTAGATCTGTGGCCAGGCCAGTCATCAAGCCTTCCCTGGTTTCTGACAACTCAGGTCAGCTCACGTGCCTCTTGCTCTCCCAACACAGGCCCACCCAATGAGCTTTCTAGGAAGGCCACCCTTCACT
The genomic region above belongs to Papio anubis isolate 15944 chromosome 12, Panubis1.0, whole genome shotgun sequence and contains:
- the NR1H3 gene encoding oxysterols receptor LXR-alpha isoform X1, producing the protein MELGRSCLCSAPAHRLATETSGQGTAPSSSPSKGAPETAHPGSLVAWGFGQCLGNDQGSRKRCPCGWGPLCLTFLLLRLCSGAVEARCTGCKQPDPGRQQPHPQRGSQDAPLCHRHCRGGAGGCRAHSPAHQGRAPFRTHSVIKGARYVCHSGGHCPMDTYMRRKCQECRLRKCRQAGMREECVLSEEQIRLKKLKRQEEEQAHAVSLPPRASSPPQILPQLSPEQLGMIEKLVAAQQQCNQRSFSDRLRVTPWPMAPDPHSREARQQRFAHFTELAIVSVQEIVDFAKQLPGFLQLSREDQIALLKTSAIEVMLLETSRRYNPGSESITFLKDFSYNREDFAKAGLQVEFINPIFEFSRAMNELQLNDAEFALLIAISIFSADRPNVQDQLQVERLQHTYVEALHAYVSIHHPHDRLMFPRMLMKLVSLRTLSSVHSEQVFALRLQDKKLPPLLSEIWDVHE
- the NR1H3 gene encoding oxysterols receptor LXR-alpha isoform X3 produces the protein MELGRSCLCSAPAHRLATETSGQGTAPSSSPSKGAPETAHPGSLVAWGFGQCLGNDQGSRKRCPCGWGPLCLTFLLLRLCSGAVEARCTGCKQPDPGRQQPHPQRGSQDAPLCHRHCRGGAGGCRAHSPAHQGRAPFRTHSVIKGARYVCHSGGHCPMDTYMRRKCQECRLRKCRQAGMREECVLSEEQIRLKKLKRQEEEQAHAVSLPPRASSPPQILPQLSPEQLGMIEKLVAAQQQCNQRSFSDRLRVTPWPMAPDPHSREARQQRFAHFTELAIVSVQEIVDFAKQLPGFLQLSREDQIALLKTSAIEVMLLETSRRYNPGSESITFLKDFSYNREDFAKAGLQVEFINPIFEFSRAMNELQLNDAEFALLIAISIFSADPGQTCFSTLLVTYRPAQCAGPAPGREVAAHICGSPACLRLHPPSP
- the NR1H3 gene encoding oxysterols receptor LXR-alpha isoform X2; its protein translation is MSVWLGAPVPDIPPDSAAELWKPGAQDASSQTQGGNSRILREEARMPHSATGTAGVGLEAAEPTVLLTRAEPPSEPTEIRPQKRKKGPAPKMLGNELCSVCGDKASGFHYNVLSCEGCKGFFRRSVIKGARYVCHSGGHCPMDTYMRRKCQECRLRKCRQAGMREECVLSEEQIRLKKLKRQEEEQAHAVSLPPRASSPPQILPQLSPEQLGMIEKLVAAQQQCNQRSFSDRLRVTPWPMAPDPHSREARQQRFAHFTELAIVSVQEIVDFAKQLPGFLQLSREDQIALLKTSAIEVMLLETSRRYNPGSESITFLKDFSYNREDFAKAGLQVEFINPIFEFSRAMNELQLNDAEFALLIAISIFSADRPNVQDQLQVERLQHTYVEALHAYVSIHHPHDRLMFPRMLMKLVSLRTLSSVHSEQVFALRLQDKKLPPLLSEIWDVHE
- the NR1H3 gene encoding oxysterols receptor LXR-alpha isoform X4; translation: MPHSATGTAGVGLEAAEPTVLLTRAEPPSEPTEIRPQKRKKGPAPKMLGNELCSVCGDKASGFHYNVLSCEGCKGFFRRSVIKGARYVCHSGGHCPMDTYMRRKCQECRLRKCRQAGMREECVLSEEQIRLKKLKRQEEEQAHAVSLPPRASSPPQILPQLSPEQLGMIEKLVAAQQQCNQRSFSDRLRVTPWPMAPDPHSREARQQRFAHFTELAIVSVQEIVDFAKQLPGFLQLSREDQIALLKTSAIEVMLLETSRRYNPGSESITFLKDFSYNREDFAKAGLQVEFINPIFEFSRAMNELQLNDAEFALLIAISIFSADRPNVQDQLQVERLQHTYVEALHAYVSIHHPHDRLMFPRMLMKLVSLRTLSSVHSEQVFALRLQDKKLPPLLSEIWDVHE
- the NR1H3 gene encoding oxysterols receptor LXR-alpha isoform X5 — encoded protein: MDTYMRRKCQECRLRKCRQAGMREECVLSEEQIRLKKLKRQEEEQAHAVSLPPRASSPPQILPQLSPEQLGMIEKLVAAQQQCNQRSFSDRLRVTPWPMAPDPHSREARQQRFAHFTELAIVSVQEIVDFAKQLPGFLQLSREDQIALLKTSAIEVMLLETSRRYNPGSESITFLKDFSYNREDFAKAGLQVEFINPIFEFSRAMNELQLNDAEFALLIAISIFSADRPNVQDQLQVERLQHTYVEALHAYVSIHHPHDRLMFPRMLMKLVSLRTLSSVHSEQVFALRLQDKKLPPLLSEIWDVHE